Proteins encoded in a region of the bacterium BMS3Abin11 genome:
- a CDS encoding doubled CXXCH motif, which produces MHKVALAVVFSMIWHIASADTDVPTKYTKRDGIANTRHNLSMSRIAGNVIMDQVRNDYGEICVYCHTPHGTSKVLEAPLWNRTANGVVYTTYGQLNTATLQGTVTQPGVNSLTCLSCHDGTLAMDSIINMPGDGNYSVNQVITEDNSFLNAWPSGKAIPTTRHYRLNALNDSSSCLSCHDRGSGPSGNGATDFTVFAIGTDLRDDHPIGVRYPTTRLGTEFKIPTGFTESMSFFDTDGNRRADSYEIRMYDTGEGPEVECASCHDPHGVTPFNVPGKFNPSFLRVRNTGSKLCFTCHII; this is translated from the coding sequence GTGCATAAAGTAGCGCTAGCTGTTGTTTTCTCAATGATCTGGCACATAGCTAGTGCGGATACCGATGTACCTACTAAATACACAAAACGTGACGGTATCGCGAATACTCGCCACAATTTAAGCATGAGTCGTATAGCTGGCAACGTTATCATGGACCAGGTTCGCAATGATTATGGTGAGATTTGTGTTTACTGCCACACACCTCATGGCACAAGCAAAGTACTTGAAGCTCCCTTGTGGAATCGAACTGCAAACGGGGTCGTATACACTACTTACGGCCAGCTCAATACTGCAACACTGCAAGGCACTGTAACGCAACCTGGCGTAAATTCTCTAACCTGTCTTTCCTGTCATGATGGGACACTTGCAATGGACTCGATAATAAATATGCCAGGAGATGGTAACTACTCAGTCAATCAAGTCATTACCGAAGACAACAGCTTCCTCAATGCCTGGCCTAGTGGGAAAGCGATACCTACTACTCGCCATTACCGCCTTAATGCTTTAAATGATTCATCGAGTTGCCTGTCCTGCCATGACCGTGGCAGTGGCCCCTCAGGCAATGGTGCAACAGATTTCACCGTATTTGCTATCGGTACAGACCTGCGTGATGACCATCCTATTGGCGTTCGCTATCCTACCACCAGGCTGGGAACTGAATTCAAAATTCCAACCGGCTTCACAGAATCAATGAGTTTTTTTGATACTGACGGAAATCGACGTGCGGATAGCTATGAAATCAGGATGTATGACACTGGGGAAGGCCCAGAAGTTGAATGTGCAAGCTGTCATGACCCGCATGGGGTTACCCCATTTAATGTCCCGGGTAAGTTTAATCCTTCTTTCTTGCGAGTAAGAAATACAGGTAGTAAGTTATGCTTCACCTGCCATATTATATAA
- the ycf3 gene encoding photosystem I assembly protein Ycf3: MTLKALNTHLLTLSSSSKIGILLLVTGFAYLPGLLNGFVFDDNILLLPVNAYWGADLLKIVSIPVNKFEYLPVRDFSLVIDAWLWGKNPFGFHLSSLLYYLITVWLVFVTSRQLAQCAGSGRAEQLALMTAAIFALHPLNSEAVYFISARNNILAMLFLLLSLAGFLSGRNLLSLLTFSLALFSKASAVFFPLALLVILLTLPGDKALKKTQWKLLAFMFVINAVVILLHLQIASDKGMLQPDMTRLGILNPEISLARVILIPAYYLSRFVVPWPLSIVLDEASLVKNYSGLLAVTLLLVAYLSSFLLLWKFRQKSILPFIGFSWFFIALGPVSNIFPTSPMIAERYIFPALFGLALTASSFFTFTSKSVILRYFIALLLCTWLITVIVRGNDWRSDQSLWESAYKVNPALTEYQYFTSLMSDRNYDDVSQLPHFEKMPTYLRELLAGEIAAQKKNHTQALKHFLRAEKLVSIKADLVQGHVFFNIASTYEQLDQYMAAISYYLKIDDYRLKWSSLFYEDKIKNRVSMLREVLSSKRKHLYDNSAKFPDNVVAQGEFGLYLLRTGEYQLAIKLLTKADQLQPDSFGILYNLGLANLKNGDIASALQAFLQANAIRPDDGNVLNHIALIYSQQENYAKAITTYQKTLSTGRDNFNARINLVRLYYRLGMLDEAERLIQRGIDNAPDDVSERYQLIFNSIFRDSSK; the protein is encoded by the coding sequence ATGACTCTAAAAGCATTAAACACGCACCTTCTAACTCTATCAAGTTCATCGAAAATTGGTATTCTCCTGCTTGTTACAGGATTTGCATATTTACCCGGCCTGCTTAATGGGTTTGTTTTTGATGACAACATTTTATTACTTCCAGTAAATGCATACTGGGGTGCAGACCTGCTCAAAATTGTTTCTATTCCTGTCAATAAGTTTGAATATCTCCCAGTACGAGATTTCTCTCTTGTCATTGACGCCTGGCTTTGGGGAAAAAATCCTTTCGGTTTTCATCTTTCGAGCCTGTTGTATTACCTGATTACAGTTTGGCTAGTATTTGTGACAAGCAGGCAACTTGCACAATGTGCAGGATCAGGCCGAGCAGAACAGCTTGCTCTCATGACGGCTGCAATATTTGCTCTACATCCACTGAATAGTGAAGCCGTTTATTTTATAAGTGCAAGAAATAATATTCTTGCGATGCTATTTTTGTTGTTGTCACTAGCAGGGTTTCTTTCTGGTCGCAATTTATTATCTCTACTTACATTTTCTCTAGCCCTGTTCTCTAAAGCCAGTGCCGTTTTTTTCCCACTGGCCTTATTGGTAATACTTCTTACTTTACCTGGTGATAAGGCACTGAAGAAGACCCAGTGGAAATTGCTGGCATTCATGTTTGTTATAAATGCAGTTGTCATCTTACTACATCTGCAAATTGCATCCGACAAAGGTATGCTTCAACCTGATATGACGCGATTGGGTATTCTCAATCCAGAAATTTCACTGGCACGAGTTATTCTCATCCCTGCCTATTATTTAAGCCGTTTTGTTGTTCCATGGCCACTTAGCATTGTGCTTGATGAGGCTTCCCTGGTAAAAAATTATTCTGGTTTACTGGCAGTTACCCTACTATTGGTTGCTTACCTTTCCAGCTTTTTATTGTTATGGAAATTTCGTCAAAAATCGATACTTCCATTTATTGGTTTTAGCTGGTTTTTTATTGCACTTGGTCCGGTGTCTAATATATTCCCAACATCACCTATGATTGCAGAACGTTATATATTCCCTGCTCTATTTGGACTTGCATTAACAGCATCATCCTTTTTTACCTTTACATCTAAATCAGTAATCCTCCGATATTTTATAGCATTACTTTTATGCACCTGGCTAATCACAGTTATTGTGCGCGGTAACGACTGGAGATCTGACCAAAGCCTCTGGGAATCGGCATATAAAGTAAATCCGGCACTCACTGAATATCAATACTTTACCAGCCTGATGTCAGACAGGAATTATGATGACGTGTCACAATTACCTCACTTTGAAAAAATGCCAACCTATCTTCGTGAGCTGCTGGCAGGTGAGATTGCGGCACAAAAGAAAAACCATACCCAGGCACTTAAGCACTTTCTGCGTGCTGAAAAACTGGTAAGCATCAAAGCTGATCTTGTTCAAGGGCACGTATTTTTTAATATTGCCAGCACTTATGAACAATTAGATCAATATATGGCAGCGATCTCATACTATCTAAAAATTGATGATTACCGATTAAAATGGAGTAGCCTGTTCTATGAAGATAAAATTAAAAATAGAGTGTCCATGCTGCGAGAAGTACTTTCTTCCAAAAGAAAGCATTTATATGATAATTCAGCTAAATTCCCTGATAACGTAGTAGCTCAGGGCGAGTTTGGCCTGTATTTGCTACGTACTGGCGAATATCAGTTAGCAATAAAATTACTAACAAAAGCTGATCAACTTCAACCAGACAGCTTTGGAATTCTGTATAATCTAGGTCTTGCAAACTTGAAAAATGGGGATATTGCATCAGCATTACAGGCATTCCTTCAGGCGAATGCCATAAGACCTGATGATGGAAATGTATTAAATCATATTGCTCTAATTTATTCACAGCAGGAGAATTACGCGAAAGCAATAACCACCTATCAGAAAACCCTTAGTACTGGAAGAGATAACTTTAATGCAAGAATAAACCTGGTGCGTCTCTACTACCGTCTGGGTATGCTGGATGAGGCTGAAAGATTAATACAGCGAGGAATAGATAATGCTCCAGACGACGTATCAGAGCGGTACCAACTGATTTTTAACAGTATATTTCGAGATAGCAGCAAATGA
- the arnC_1 gene encoding undecaprenyl-phosphate 4-deoxy-4-formamido-L-arabinose transferase, translating to MLNGKHLVVVMPAYNAAQTLKQTWDEIPHDYVDDVILVDDCSVDTTVEVAENLGITTIIQAANRGYGANQKRCYKEALRLGADVIIMLHPDYQYSPRLILTMATLVLSGHYDVALGSRILGGHSLSNGMPFYKYFSNRVLTLIQNLSLGAKLSEYHTGYRAFSREVLETLPLEENSDDFVFDNEMLLQCLFFNFQIGEISCPTRYFPTSSNISFRRSVKYGFGVLITTSRYLVSKYLNVNVAIFNQNGRRLNKD from the coding sequence ATGCTTAACGGAAAACACCTGGTTGTAGTTATGCCGGCCTACAATGCTGCGCAAACCTTGAAGCAGACATGGGATGAGATACCCCACGATTACGTCGATGACGTTATTCTTGTTGATGACTGTTCGGTAGATACAACGGTGGAAGTTGCTGAAAATCTTGGCATAACAACCATTATACAAGCGGCAAATAGAGGTTATGGGGCAAATCAAAAGCGTTGTTATAAAGAGGCGCTACGGTTAGGTGCAGATGTCATCATTATGCTCCACCCGGATTATCAATATTCACCTCGTTTGATTCTAACGATGGCAACACTGGTCTTATCCGGGCATTACGATGTTGCACTTGGATCCAGAATACTCGGTGGTCATAGTCTGAGCAATGGCATGCCGTTTTATAAATATTTTTCTAACCGTGTACTGACGCTGATCCAGAATTTATCTCTGGGGGCAAAGTTGTCGGAATATCACACGGGCTACCGCGCCTTTAGTCGTGAAGTTCTGGAGACTTTACCCTTGGAAGAGAATTCTGATGATTTTGTGTTTGATAATGAGATGTTATTGCAGTGTCTGTTTTTTAACTTTCAAATTGGTGAAATAAGCTGCCCAACGCGATATTTTCCAACGTCCTCAAATATTAGTTTTAGACGCTCTGTTAAGTATGGTTTTGGTGTGCTTATCACCACCAGCCGTTATCTAGTTAGTAAATATTTAAATGTTAATGTGGCAATATTTAATCAAAATGGTCGTCGGTTAAATAAAGATTAA
- a CDS encoding NHL repeat protein, which translates to MHEVSLYSGMQIQNISDEQKLQDIVFGKNLSSGTFTKPYDITSYFGRLYITDTMSSLVHVLDVPNRHYFYFGYRKKGKLNKPTGITVDDQGMVYVTDTGNHRVQVYDSLGLFQRNIGGKSYLSHPVAVTVDSDSDHIYVVDNGGVSSNKHRVVVFNMKGKYLFSFGNRGKDLGEFNLPADITTAEDGTIYVLDAGNFRVQVFDSDGNFIRSWGSIGKRAGNFARPRRMAIDKQGYLYISDGFFNNVQIFNSTGNIMLAVGQQGNVDGPGKFSLIAGLWVDETGRIYVIDQLFRKIEVFRPVKHGFFK; encoded by the coding sequence ATGCACGAGGTCTCACTTTATTCGGGTATGCAAATACAAAATATATCTGACGAACAAAAGTTGCAAGATATTGTTTTTGGTAAGAATTTAAGCAGTGGTACATTTACAAAGCCCTACGATATCACAAGCTATTTTGGTCGACTCTATATTACGGATACAATGTCTAGCCTGGTACATGTACTCGATGTCCCCAATCGGCATTATTTTTATTTCGGTTACCGGAAGAAGGGAAAACTGAATAAACCGACCGGCATCACTGTTGATGATCAGGGTATGGTGTATGTTACAGATACCGGCAATCATAGAGTACAGGTTTACGATAGCCTGGGCTTATTCCAGCGCAACATCGGTGGCAAATCGTATCTCTCGCACCCGGTAGCCGTCACTGTTGATTCAGACTCGGACCATATTTATGTGGTAGACAATGGTGGAGTTAGTTCTAATAAACACCGTGTTGTCGTGTTTAATATGAAGGGGAAATATCTATTTTCTTTTGGGAATCGTGGTAAAGATTTGGGTGAATTCAATTTACCTGCTGACATCACCACAGCCGAAGACGGTACAATTTATGTTCTGGATGCGGGCAATTTTCGTGTTCAGGTTTTCGATTCTGATGGTAATTTTATACGTAGTTGGGGAAGTATAGGTAAACGGGCCGGTAACTTTGCTCGCCCCCGTCGAATGGCAATAGACAAGCAGGGGTATCTATATATTAGCGATGGGTTTTTTAATAATGTTCAAATATTCAACTCAACAGGTAATATAATGCTTGCAGTTGGGCAGCAGGGAAATGTAGATGGCCCAGGTAAATTCAGTCTGATTGCTGGTTTATGGGTAGATGAAACGGGTCGCATTTATGTTATTGACCAACTGTTCAGGAAAATTGAGGTTTTCCGACCAGTAAAACATGGTTTCTTTAAATAA
- a CDS encoding cytochrome c: MTCRVNTNSFQGIVAFIASSLIFTISAFANTGQNTVDSKIGKVVYEYYCYQCHGYAGDAKTLTGAYVLPKPRNFTRTPPDSLSRDRMINSVSNGRQGSAMASFSSVLTPQQISSVVDYIRVTFMSGRKNNLRYHSRKNGWNDHDRYRYAYPYITGELSAGVDNNFLSPTQVIGKNLYLDACISCHDQPQSHTGSTVEWKKLTPGTVKILSKP, encoded by the coding sequence ATGACCTGCCGCGTTAATACCAACTCATTTCAGGGAATTGTTGCCTTCATCGCTTCTTCTCTAATATTCACTATTTCAGCATTTGCCAATACCGGGCAAAACACTGTTGATTCAAAAATTGGTAAAGTGGTTTATGAATATTATTGTTATCAATGCCATGGCTATGCGGGAGATGCAAAAACATTAACCGGGGCTTACGTCCTGCCAAAACCTCGTAATTTTACCCGCACACCACCCGATTCACTCAGCCGTGACAGGATGATAAATAGCGTTAGCAATGGGCGGCAGGGATCTGCCATGGCCTCTTTCAGCTCGGTGCTAACACCACAGCAAATTAGCAGCGTGGTAGACTATATTCGAGTAACATTTATGAGTGGAAGAAAGAACAATCTCCGCTACCACTCACGTAAAAATGGCTGGAATGATCATGATAGATACCGTTATGCCTATCCATACATAACGGGTGAACTCTCAGCTGGTGTAGATAATAATTTTTTATCTCCCACTCAAGTCATTGGTAAGAATCTCTATTTAGATGCCTGTATCAGCTGCCATGATCAGCCTCAATCTCACACCGGAAGTACTGTGGAATGGAAAAAATTAACACCGGGTACTGTTAAAATATTAAGTAAACCGTGA
- a CDS encoding two component regulator propeller, which yields MDTKSFAIGMIATVIVGSAGYYAGMQKSKPASAPVIQHTAVTSTNKAPTSMANTLPGAHPTTMPAINVPAVATTKLKFDHFRVGNKNVKAILADGPVMWIGTSGGVIRYDTRDNSHKIFDTNTGLLANGIFHLSKLKGKLVAGTYGGGLSILNEEDNSWKTYNVPQGLADAFVYDMLEMDNGDVWIATWSGANLIRGGDLDDSSKWETFTVKNTNGGLPNDWVYGLRKGKNGELWMATEGGVARYKDGKWNNWNHKDGLGEKYELVKDQNQFKNDPSRVSKHHAKQKEEMGLQNVDIAYNPNYIISIMVDHEGTVWAGTWGGGLARYKNGKWRNYTMVDGLPANYVSTLVEDTNGIIWVGTSHGLSRFDGEKFKVYTVADGLFSNSVFSMAFGDDGSTWVGSYGGVTRFYDLPR from the coding sequence ATGGATACAAAATCATTTGCTATAGGTATGATCGCCACGGTTATTGTTGGTAGCGCAGGCTATTATGCAGGTATGCAGAAGAGTAAACCTGCTTCGGCTCCCGTAATTCAGCACACGGCTGTTACATCGACTAATAAAGCCCCCACCAGCATGGCTAATACACTACCTGGGGCCCACCCGACGACCATGCCTGCTATTAATGTTCCAGCAGTTGCTACAACGAAACTGAAATTCGATCATTTTCGTGTAGGCAATAAAAACGTTAAAGCTATTCTAGCTGATGGTCCAGTTATGTGGATAGGTACATCTGGTGGTGTCATACGCTACGATACACGCGATAACAGCCATAAAATCTTCGATACTAATACTGGCTTGCTGGCAAATGGTATTTTTCACCTTAGTAAGTTAAAAGGGAAACTGGTCGCAGGAACATATGGTGGTGGCCTATCTATACTGAATGAAGAAGATAATAGCTGGAAGACTTACAATGTCCCACAGGGACTAGCTGATGCATTTGTCTATGACATGCTCGAAATGGACAATGGTGATGTCTGGATTGCAACCTGGTCAGGCGCTAACCTTATACGAGGCGGCGATCTGGATGATTCCTCAAAATGGGAAACTTTTACAGTTAAAAATACCAATGGTGGTCTACCCAATGACTGGGTCTATGGACTTCGAAAAGGTAAAAACGGTGAACTCTGGATGGCTACAGAAGGTGGAGTGGCACGTTATAAAGACGGTAAATGGAATAACTGGAATCATAAGGATGGCCTGGGAGAAAAATATGAACTGGTTAAAGACCAGAATCAATTCAAAAACGACCCATCGCGCGTATCCAAACATCATGCTAAACAGAAAGAAGAAATGGGTCTGCAGAACGTAGATATTGCCTACAATCCAAACTACATTATCTCCATTATGGTTGATCATGAAGGCACTGTTTGGGCAGGAACATGGGGTGGCGGATTAGCTCGCTACAAGAATGGTAAATGGCGTAATTACACCATGGTGGATGGCCTTCCTGCTAACTATGTTTCAACACTTGTTGAAGATACAAATGGAATTATCTGGGTGGGTACCAGCCACGGGTTATCCAGGTTTGATGGAGAAAAATTTAAAGTATACACAGTGGCTGACGGGCTCTTCTCCAACAGTGTCTTTTCAATGGCATTTGGTGATGATGGAAGTACCTGGGTAGGCAGCTATGGGGGCGTAACACGGTTTTATGACCTGCCGCGTTAA
- the petJ_1 gene encoding cytochrome c6: protein MQQGFQKKCIFLHYILPSLLVLIQTSAYSADYYNGSKIYNRHCVNCHGSTGMGEVPDAPNFTRGEGIMKPDSQLIRHLQIGSGPAPAFENILSEREMLDVITYIRSLY from the coding sequence ATGCAGCAGGGATTTCAGAAAAAATGTATTTTTTTACACTATATATTGCCATCCCTGCTTGTGCTAATTCAGACTTCTGCATATTCAGCCGATTACTACAATGGCAGTAAAATCTATAATAGACATTGTGTAAACTGCCATGGCAGTACTGGAATGGGTGAAGTACCTGATGCGCCAAACTTTACTCGTGGTGAAGGCATAATGAAACCCGACAGCCAACTTATTCGACACCTGCAAATTGGCAGTGGCCCTGCACCAGCATTCGAAAATATTCTTTCGGAAAGAGAGATGCTGGATGTAATAACTTATATTCGTAGTTTGTATTAA
- the hcpC gene encoding putative beta-lactamase HcpC precursor, which produces MATIVDKIMIFLSTNISFTLYSSMSRRTLTTFPSFMILLLALLTANPALADSSADELYNQGMLSMERGDITAAIRQFKSAANNGSVAAMAKLGWVLDGAELNDEAVTWYQKAAKKGNAEGQYGLGTMYSKGEGVKQDNKQAFQWIAKSAEQQYAKGMELMAQVYELGLFDIEPDFDKANEIIDAGVATNMLWAIQRKAAALDNGELGLEINKAQAEELESKLKTITDATKSTGSGVVQ; this is translated from the coding sequence ATGGCAACAATAGTAGATAAAATTATGATTTTCTTATCAACAAATATTTCATTTACACTATATTCCAGCATGTCACGCCGAACTCTCACCACTTTCCCTTCTTTTATGATATTGTTGCTTGCCTTGCTAACGGCGAACCCTGCCCTGGCAGATTCATCAGCTGACGAACTGTACAATCAGGGCATGCTTAGCATGGAGCGAGGTGATATAACTGCTGCAATAAGACAGTTTAAATCTGCCGCAAACAATGGTTCTGTAGCAGCCATGGCAAAGCTAGGCTGGGTACTAGATGGCGCAGAACTGAATGATGAAGCAGTCACCTGGTACCAGAAAGCAGCAAAAAAAGGTAATGCGGAGGGACAATATGGGCTGGGCACGATGTACTCGAAAGGCGAAGGGGTCAAGCAGGATAACAAACAGGCCTTTCAATGGATTGCTAAATCAGCAGAACAACAATACGCCAAAGGAATGGAATTAATGGCCCAGGTTTACGAATTGGGCTTATTTGATATAGAGCCTGATTTTGACAAAGCAAATGAAATTATTGATGCCGGAGTGGCAACTAATATGCTTTGGGCAATACAGCGAAAAGCAGCCGCTTTGGATAATGGTGAACTTGGGCTTGAAATCAATAAAGCACAGGCAGAAGAACTCGAAAGTAAATTAAAAACTATTACAGATGCAACTAAGTCCACGGGTTCAGGAGTGGTTCAATAG
- the ccoP1 gene encoding Cbb3-type cytochrome c oxidase subunit CcoP1 yields MYQTPIDNILLSLKKLFYILCLSAYIYASPAVSAEVNSESGNINPGALYQDFCSVCHGDKGDGDSHAREGLKPPPRDFTEPGIAALLTRDYIIEIIANGKPGTAMTGWSSRLNSNEVAAIADYIRTNFLRISKGTETPVTNKKGYEIYRTTCSVCHGDDGTGARWAGSSLKPAPRNFTTLDSRTSQTSERMRNAILAGRPGTAMTSFARQLSSEDVDAVIDYIETSFMGIMPATQ; encoded by the coding sequence ATGTATCAAACACCAATAGATAATATATTGCTATCTTTAAAAAAACTATTTTATATTCTCTGCCTTTCTGCCTACATATACGCCAGTCCGGCGGTATCTGCTGAAGTAAATTCTGAATCGGGAAATATAAACCCTGGTGCTCTTTACCAGGATTTCTGTTCTGTCTGTCATGGGGATAAAGGCGATGGTGATTCACATGCCAGAGAAGGCCTGAAGCCACCACCCAGGGATTTCACAGAACCCGGGATCGCTGCTCTGCTGACGCGGGACTATATTATTGAGATCATAGCTAATGGCAAGCCTGGCACAGCTATGACAGGCTGGAGCAGCCGATTGAACAGCAATGAAGTTGCTGCCATAGCAGATTATATACGCACTAATTTTCTTCGAATTTCGAAAGGGACGGAAACACCTGTTACTAACAAAAAAGGCTATGAAATTTATCGTACCACCTGCTCTGTTTGCCACGGCGATGATGGAACCGGAGCACGCTGGGCCGGTAGCAGCCTAAAGCCGGCACCAAGGAATTTCACTACACTGGATTCACGTACAAGCCAGACATCCGAGCGCATGCGTAATGCCATCCTTGCTGGTCGCCCAGGAACAGCAATGACCTCATTTGCAAGGCAGTTATCCAGTGAGGATGTTGATGCTGTCATTGACTATATTGAGACAAGCTTCATGGGAATAATGCCTGCAACTCAGTAA
- a CDS encoding NHL repeat protein: MQYESRRPLYSILAIILSISLSACVQTPEKKQELIAYPPPPEQPRFYFEHTLVSAAQVLHDNRETRLRRLVTGESKSGTGLAKPFDVAVCKGRVYVSDTAARAVFLFDFPSGRFSTIGKEEGAELQKPLGIATDAVCNLYVADITGKRIVVYDAEGNYLRAIGGAEWFNRVSGVTVNPEGTRVYAVDTGGVQSQEHRVRVFNATNGEHLFDFGKRGNGEGEFNLPKAIDMGPDRNLYIVDSANFRIAVFDEEGRFVRNFGSLGRRMGQFARPKGIAVDSEGRVYVSDASHGNFQIFTAEGQLLLFIGSRSTQPGRAQYLLPAGIDVDEDGRVYFVGQFYRKLDIFRPAELDTSAGYLGAWSGD, from the coding sequence ATGCAATATGAATCCAGAAGACCACTGTATAGCATCCTTGCAATAATTCTGTCTATAAGTTTATCCGCATGTGTGCAGACACCAGAAAAGAAACAAGAATTAATCGCATACCCTCCGCCGCCTGAACAGCCCCGGTTTTATTTTGAGCATACCTTGGTAAGTGCGGCTCAGGTATTACATGATAATCGCGAAACCCGTCTTAGACGTTTGGTGACGGGTGAATCCAAATCAGGTACAGGCCTGGCTAAGCCATTTGATGTGGCAGTATGTAAGGGACGTGTATATGTAAGTGATACGGCTGCCAGAGCAGTATTCTTATTCGATTTTCCTTCTGGCCGGTTTTCAACTATAGGTAAGGAAGAAGGTGCCGAACTACAAAAACCATTGGGTATTGCAACAGATGCCGTATGTAATTTGTATGTGGCAGACATAACTGGAAAACGCATCGTTGTTTATGATGCTGAAGGTAACTACCTTCGAGCCATAGGTGGGGCTGAATGGTTTAACCGCGTCAGCGGAGTGACAGTAAATCCAGAAGGAACCCGGGTCTACGCTGTCGATACTGGCGGTGTTCAGTCACAGGAACATAGAGTCCGCGTGTTTAATGCAACAAACGGAGAACATCTTTTTGACTTTGGCAAGCGTGGTAATGGTGAAGGTGAGTTCAATTTACCAAAGGCAATAGACATGGGGCCTGATCGCAACTTGTATATAGTTGATAGTGCTAATTTTCGAATTGCTGTTTTTGATGAAGAAGGTCGGTTCGTACGAAACTTCGGTTCACTTGGGCGCAGAATGGGACAGTTTGCTCGACCCAAAGGGATTGCTGTCGACTCAGAAGGGCGTGTATACGTTAGCGATGCATCTCATGGCAATTTTCAGATTTTTACTGCCGAAGGACAGCTGTTATTATTTATCGGCTCACGCAGTACTCAACCCGGGAGAGCTCAGTATCTTTTACCAGCAGGAATAGATGTTGATGAGGATGGGCGGGTTTATTTTGTTGGGCAGTTTTATCGCAAGCTCGATATATTCAGGCCTGCTGAACTGGATACGTCTGCCGGTTACCTGGGTGCCTGGTCGGGAGACTGA
- a CDS encoding doubled CXXCH motif produces the protein MINFSKLSLAVILGAALVVSSSSVFAQIYGSKHDMSVTGTGQSASTATDEICVYCHTPHGSDIAAPAPLWNRFLNTSVSYQRYSALGTATLDGDEAPVGSVSLACLSCHDGAQAMDAVINAPGSGGYTATGAVIGGGVGTTMTGTPIPMLGTDLRDDHPISIQYAGGACQGTLADCAPSGASSGDPDFNTAQYASINSNPQWWVDTGTTGANVREKTDMILYARSDYNTATGTGPAVECGSCHDPHNASTFSSSPPLSVAFLRLPNTGSQVCLACHIK, from the coding sequence ATGATAAATTTTAGCAAATTAAGCCTGGCAGTAATCTTGGGGGCTGCGCTAGTAGTGAGCAGTTCCTCAGTATTCGCACAAATATATGGCAGTAAACATGACATGTCTGTTACTGGGACAGGGCAGTCAGCGAGTACAGCGACAGATGAAATCTGTGTTTACTGCCATACACCTCATGGATCAGACATTGCTGCACCGGCACCACTCTGGAACAGGTTCCTTAATACCTCTGTGTCATACCAGCGTTATTCTGCATTAGGAACTGCAACGCTTGATGGTGATGAAGCACCAGTGGGCTCTGTCTCACTGGCATGTTTATCCTGTCATGATGGTGCGCAAGCGATGGATGCTGTAATTAATGCGCCGGGTTCAGGGGGCTATACTGCAACTGGAGCGGTTATTGGCGGTGGTGTCGGTACCACTATGACGGGAACACCTATCCCAATGCTTGGTACTGACCTGCGTGATGATCACCCGATTAGTATTCAATATGCGGGTGGTGCATGTCAGGGGACATTAGCTGACTGTGCCCCATCAGGTGCATCATCTGGCGACCCTGATTTTAATACTGCGCAATACGCAAGTATAAACTCTAATCCTCAATGGTGGGTAGATACCGGGACTACTGGTGCAAACGTTCGTGAAAAGACGGATATGATCCTCTATGCACGCAGTGACTATAATACTGCTACTGGTACAGGACCAGCGGTAGAATGTGGTAGTTGTCATGACCCTCACAATGCTAGTACATTCAGTAGTAGCCCTCCACTATCCGTTGCCTTCCTGCGATTGCCTAATACGGGGAGTCAGGTTTGTCTGGCTTGTCATATTAAATAA